A window from Rhea pennata isolate bPtePen1 chromosome 1, bPtePen1.pri, whole genome shotgun sequence encodes these proteins:
- the CSRP2 gene encoding cysteine and glycine-rich protein 2, whose amino-acid sequence MPNWGGGNKCGACGRTVYHAEEVQCDGRSFHRCCFLCMVCRKNLDSTTVAIHDAEVYCKSCYGKKYGPKGYGYGQGAGTLNMDRGERLGIKHESTPSPHRPTTNPNTSKFAQKFGGSEKCSRCGDSVYAAEKVIGAGKPWHKNCFRCAKCGKSLESTTLTEKEGEIYCKGCYAKNFGPKGFGYGQGAGALVHAQ is encoded by the exons ATGCCAAACTGGGGAGGTGGAAACAAGTGTGGTGCCTGCGGCCGAACTGTCTACCATGCTGAAGAGGTGCAGTGTGATGGGAGAAGCTTCCACAGGTGCTGCTTCCTCTGCA tGGTCTGCCGGAAAAACTTGGACAGCACAACTGTAGCAATTCATGATGCTGAAGTTTATTGCAAATCTTGTTACGGAAAAAAGTATGGCCCAAAAGGTTATGGATATGGCCAAGGGGCAGGCACACTGAACATGGACAGGGGAGAGAGACTAGGTATCAAGCATGAGAG CACACCCTCTCCCCACCGACCCACGACAAATccaaatacttcaaaatttGCTCAGAAATTTGGAGGTTCAGAGAAATGCTCTAGATGTGGTGATTCTGTTTATGCAGCTGAGAAAGTAATAGGTGCTGGGAAG cCATGGCATAAAAACTGCTTCCGATGTGCTAAGTGTGGAAAGAGCCTAGAATCTACAACCCTGActgaaaaagaaggagaaatctATTGTAAAG GTTGTTATGCAAAGAACTTCGGCCCCAAAGGATTTGGATATGGTCAAGGAGCAGGTGCCCTTGTTCATGCTCAGTGA